The nucleotide sequence GGTTACCATATATCACATGAGCAGTTTTCGCCAGCAGACCTTTTAAGGTATGTGAAGAAAGCTGAGGAAGCAGGTTTTCAATTTGCTTTGTCTTCTGATCATTTTCACCCGTGGAACAATGACCAAGGGCACTCTGGGTTTGCCTGGGCGTGGTTAGGAGCGGCTATGGCACAAACGGATTTGAATTTTGGTGTAGTCAATTGCCCAGCGTACAGATACCATCCAGCTATTATTGCTCAGGCTGCAGCCACACTGGACAATATGTTTCCTGATAGGTTTTGGATGGCCATAGGTAGCGGTCAGGCGTTGAATGAAGCTATTAACGGAGAGCATTGGCCAGCCAGGGAAGAACGTAACAACAGGCTTAAAGAGGCAGCGGATATAATGGAAACTTTATGGAGAGGCGATTCTGTTACGCGTCATGGAGTGATTAAAGTGGAGGAGGCCAAGCTTTACACACTTCCACAAAGAAAAATTCCATTGATTGGGGCAGCCATTACGCCGGACACAGCTGCTTGGCTGGCTACCTGGGCTGATGGCATGATCACCATTTCACAACCTGTCCAGCAATTGCAAAAAGTGGTAGATGCGTGGAAAAACAATGGCGGAGAAAATAAGCCGATGGTCCTAAAGGTGCAGGTCTCTTATGACAAGTCTGACGAGGAGGCTGTAAAAGGAGCACATGAACAATGGAAAACAAATGTTTTTGGGAGTGACATGCTTGCGGAACTAAGGACACCTCTTCAATTTGAGCAGGCTGCCATGCATGTGAAGCCGGAAGAGCTTCATGGACACGTAAATATGTCCAGTGACCCAGGGCGACATATCGATTGGTTAAATCAGTATATGGAGATGGGCTTTTATGAACTTTCTATTCATAATGTCAATAAGAAGCAAGAGCAGTTTATTGATGCTTTTGGCGAGAAAATCATCCCAGAGTTGATGGTGACGCACTAATGTAGAATTTCAATTATGATAAACATATAACTATGGAGAGCTACATGCCAGTGCCTTGGGACTTTAGGGAAATGGTAGAAGAGGCAATTAAGCAGGAAGCCTCGGGAACTATCAATTATTTTGGAGAAAACGATGCCATACTTTCGGTAATGGGGGCAGTTGAAGAACAACAGGAAATCCCTGGTGAAGGGGAGTTTTTGGTAATGGATTCGGGAAAGCTTGTCCGTATGGATTTGGTGATTACCTTGTTTGGCAAGCCGGGGCCTGCTTTTGATAAGTATGATGGGTTTGCCAATGAATGCCTTTCTTGTACAGGAGGCTATGATTTATAAACAACAAAAGAGCCGACAAAGGCTCTTTTGTTTATTTTGCTTTTACTAAGGCAGGCCATTAACTTACATACTGTACTGTCTGTCTGATAGGAAATCTTTTGAAAATCTTATGAACGGTTTTAGAAATATTTCTTCCTGTAAACGTTCTGCTGTCTACTACATCTGAATAGGTGCCGCTCCAAACAATTTTATTTGTTTTCTGGTCTATAGCATTGATAGTGATAGTCGCATGTTGATAATGTATAGGGTATGTGTGATAACCTGCGACTCCCCAATGAGGCCCCCAGCCCCAACCCCACCATGGAGACATTCCCCATATAGGTTGCATGCCTACGGTTCTTCTTTTGTTGACTTTTACCTTGAAGTCCAACAAAAGATCTGGATTTATGCTGTCGCCCCTAAATCCGCGGTTATGCATTTCCCTATTAGCGGCATGGTGTATGTTTCCGTGAAGTATCGAACGAGGTTCCCCGTCATCTTCATGTTTGATCCATGCGTAAGTACGATAGTTTGTAAAATCTGCTCCAGCAACTTTGTCGGAATAGATGTTTCTGTTACATGCTCCTAATATTGGGATCAGTAGCAGTAAAAAATATAGCTTTTTCATTTGATGCAGTTGTTGACTTTTGAGAATTAACGTTAATGGGTGTGGGATTGGTTCTTTAAGCGCATTAAAAATGCATTAAAATAAGCGGGTT is from Cytophagaceae bacterium ABcell3 and encodes:
- a CDS encoding DUF4136 domain-containing protein — protein: MKKLYFLLLLIPILGACNRNIYSDKVAGADFTNYRTYAWIKHEDDGEPRSILHGNIHHAANREMHNRGFRGDSINPDLLLDFKVKVNKRRTVGMQPIWGMSPWWGWGWGPHWGVAGYHTYPIHYQHATITINAIDQKTNKIVWSGTYSDVVDSRTFTGRNISKTVHKIFKRFPIRQTVQYVS
- a CDS encoding TIGR03885 family FMN-dependent LLM class oxidoreductase, producing the protein MMKLGYHISHEQFSPADLLRYVKKAEEAGFQFALSSDHFHPWNNDQGHSGFAWAWLGAAMAQTDLNFGVVNCPAYRYHPAIIAQAAATLDNMFPDRFWMAIGSGQALNEAINGEHWPAREERNNRLKEAADIMETLWRGDSVTRHGVIKVEEAKLYTLPQRKIPLIGAAITPDTAAWLATWADGMITISQPVQQLQKVVDAWKNNGGENKPMVLKVQVSYDKSDEEAVKGAHEQWKTNVFGSDMLAELRTPLQFEQAAMHVKPEELHGHVNMSSDPGRHIDWLNQYMEMGFYELSIHNVNKKQEQFIDAFGEKIIPELMVTH